From one Streptomyces sp. R41 genomic stretch:
- a CDS encoding glycosyltransferase has translation MRTDSSPGNLPAREHLPAGDAGTPVLDVVIPVYNEEKDLQPCVLRLHEHLKRTFPYAFRITVADNASTDTTPQVAARLEAEIPEVTSFRLEQKGRGRALRTVWSASDAPILAYMDVDLSTDLNALLPLVAPLISGHSDLAIGSRLSRSSRVVRGAKREFISRTYNLILRGSLQARFSDAQCGFKAIRRDVAQVLLPLVEDTGWFFDTEMLVLAERAGLRIHEVPVDWVDDPDSTVHIVKTATDDLKGVWRVGRALATGSLPLDRLARPFGDDPRDRDLTDVPKGLARQLVGFCVVGALSTLFYLLLYSAFRSFSGSQVANALALLVSAVANTAANRRLTFGVRGRGGAVRHQAQGLVVFGIGLALTSGSLAALNAATTDPSHSTELAVLIAANLAATVLRFLLFRAWVFPDRQGETPSQVVASHNPASPTYSTAAHQYQDRHQHPHPPLPQRPTAPPSSYDTSSYDTSSYDTAQFRAGEAADRTWGDSTMQLQAVRPYDHDPRNAR, from the coding sequence ATGCGAACCGACTCTTCTCCCGGCAACCTGCCGGCGCGGGAGCACCTCCCGGCCGGAGACGCCGGTACGCCTGTCCTGGACGTAGTGATCCCCGTCTACAACGAGGAGAAGGACCTCCAGCCATGTGTGCTCAGATTGCACGAGCACCTCAAGCGCACGTTCCCGTACGCGTTCCGCATCACCGTCGCGGACAACGCGTCCACGGACACCACCCCACAGGTGGCCGCGCGGCTGGAGGCGGAGATCCCGGAGGTCACCTCCTTCCGGCTCGAGCAGAAGGGCCGCGGCCGGGCGCTGCGGACCGTGTGGTCGGCCTCGGACGCGCCGATCCTCGCGTACATGGACGTGGATCTGTCCACCGACCTCAACGCGCTGCTGCCCCTGGTGGCGCCGCTGATCTCCGGTCACTCGGACCTCGCGATCGGCTCCCGGCTGTCCCGCTCCTCGCGCGTCGTGCGCGGCGCCAAGCGGGAGTTCATCAGCCGCACGTACAACCTGATCCTGCGCGGTTCGCTGCAGGCCCGCTTCTCGGACGCGCAGTGCGGCTTCAAGGCGATCCGCCGTGATGTCGCCCAGGTGCTGCTGCCCCTGGTCGAGGACACCGGCTGGTTCTTCGACACCGAGATGCTGGTGCTCGCCGAGCGCGCCGGACTGCGGATCCATGAAGTGCCGGTCGACTGGGTCGACGACCCGGACTCGACGGTGCACATCGTGAAGACCGCGACCGACGACCTCAAGGGGGTGTGGAGGGTGGGACGCGCTCTCGCCACCGGTTCGCTGCCGCTCGACCGGCTCGCCCGGCCCTTCGGGGACGACCCGCGCGACCGCGACCTGACGGACGTACCCAAGGGCCTCGCCCGTCAGCTGGTCGGCTTCTGTGTGGTGGGCGCTCTGTCCACGCTCTTCTACCTGCTGCTCTACAGCGCCTTCCGCTCGTTCTCGGGGTCGCAGGTCGCCAACGCGCTCGCCCTGCTCGTGTCGGCGGTCGCCAACACGGCGGCCAACCGGCGGCTGACCTTCGGCGTACGCGGCCGGGGCGGCGCCGTCCGGCACCAGGCGCAGGGCCTGGTCGTCTTCGGCATCGGTCTCGCCCTCACCAGCGGCTCGCTCGCCGCCCTGAACGCGGCGACGACCGACCCCTCGCACTCCACCGAGCTGGCGGTCCTCATCGCCGCCAACCTCGCGGCGACGGTGCTGCGGTTCCTGCTCTTCCGGGCCTGGGTCTTCCCGGACCGGCAGGGCGAGACGCCCTCGCAGGTCGTGGCCTCGCACAACCCGGCCTCGCCCACCTACTCGACGGCGGCCCATCAGTACCAGGACCGGCACCAGCACCCGCACCCGCCGCTGCCCCAGCGCCCGACGGCGCCCCCGTCCTCGTACGACACCTCCTCGTACGACACCTCTTCCTACGACACAGCCCAGTTCCGCGCCGGTGAAGCCGCGGACCGCACCTGGGGGGACTCGACCATGCAGTTGCAGGCGGTGCGCCCATACGATCACGATCCGAGGAACGCACGATGA
- a CDS encoding amidohydrolase family protein: protein MAERADLAEAAEGQAFWERLGLPGLVDVHTHFMPERVLRKVWDYFDGLGPLTGGVEWPITYRADEDERLAVIREFGVRAFTAMLYPHKAGMAQWLNSWAVDFAARTPDCLHTATLFPEPGVETYVRGAVEAGARVFKAHVQVGAYDPGDQLLDPVWGLLAEAGVPVVIHCGSGPSPGKHTGPGPIAHVLARHPRLRLVVAHMGMPEYEDFLDLAERYGEVRLDTTMAFTDFSERLAPFPRVALPRLADLGDRVLLGTDFPNIPYPYVHQLHALGRLGLGDDWLRAVCYENGARLFKIVSETGSATGSETRSETAPGSAPA, encoded by the coding sequence GTGGCTGAGCGGGCGGACCTGGCTGAGGCGGCGGAGGGCCAGGCGTTCTGGGAGCGGCTCGGGCTCCCCGGGCTCGTCGACGTGCACACGCACTTCATGCCCGAGCGCGTGCTGCGCAAGGTGTGGGACTACTTCGACGGGCTCGGACCGCTGACGGGCGGCGTCGAGTGGCCGATCACCTATCGCGCGGACGAGGACGAACGGCTCGCGGTGATCAGGGAGTTCGGGGTGCGGGCCTTCACGGCCATGCTCTACCCGCACAAGGCCGGCATGGCCCAGTGGCTCAACTCCTGGGCCGTCGACTTCGCCGCCCGGACCCCCGACTGTCTGCACACCGCGACCCTCTTCCCCGAGCCCGGCGTCGAGACGTACGTACGGGGGGCCGTGGAGGCCGGGGCACGGGTCTTCAAGGCGCATGTGCAGGTGGGGGCGTACGACCCGGGGGACCAACTCCTCGACCCGGTGTGGGGGCTGCTCGCCGAGGCCGGGGTCCCCGTCGTGATCCACTGCGGGTCCGGTCCCTCGCCGGGCAAGCACACCGGCCCCGGGCCGATCGCGCACGTACTCGCCCGGCATCCCCGGCTGCGGCTCGTCGTCGCGCACATGGGGATGCCCGAGTACGAGGACTTCCTCGACCTCGCCGAGCGGTACGGGGAGGTGCGGCTCGACACGACGATGGCGTTCACGGACTTCAGCGAGCGCCTCGCCCCGTTCCCGCGCGTGGCGCTTCCCCGGCTCGCCGACCTCGGCGACCGCGTTCTCCTCGGCACCGACTTCCCGAACATCCCGTACCCGTACGTCCACCAGCTGCACGCGCTGGGACGGCTCGGGCTGGGAGACGACTGGCTCCGGGCGGTCTGCTACGAGAACGGGGCACGCCTGTTCAAGATCGTCTCCGAAACCGGCTCCGCGACCGGCTCCGAGACCCGCTCCGAGACCGCACCCGGCTCCGCGCCCGCGTGA
- a CDS encoding response regulator transcription factor, producing MTTTSPQGRTELLRPDGSPVRVLVVDDELSITELLSMALRYEGWQIRSAGDGQGAVQTAREFRPDAVVLDMMLPDMDGLTVLGRLRRELPDVPVLFLTAKDAVEDRIAGLTAGGDDYVTKPFSLEEVVARLRGLIRRSGAADRRSDSVLVVGDLTLDEDSHEVSRGGENIHLTATEFELLRFLMRNPRRVLSKAQILDRVWSYDFGGQANVVELYISYLRRKIDAGREPMIHTRRGAGYLIKPAAS from the coding sequence ATGACCACGACCTCGCCCCAGGGGCGCACCGAACTGCTGAGGCCGGACGGGAGCCCCGTCCGAGTGCTGGTGGTGGACGACGAGCTGTCGATCACCGAGCTGCTGTCCATGGCCCTTCGCTATGAAGGCTGGCAGATCCGCAGCGCGGGAGACGGACAGGGTGCGGTGCAGACCGCCCGCGAGTTCCGGCCCGACGCCGTCGTTCTCGACATGATGCTGCCCGACATGGACGGGCTGACCGTCCTCGGCCGACTGCGTCGTGAGCTGCCCGACGTGCCGGTGCTGTTCCTGACCGCGAAGGACGCCGTCGAGGACCGGATCGCCGGGCTCACCGCCGGTGGCGACGACTACGTCACCAAGCCGTTCAGCCTCGAAGAGGTCGTGGCCCGGCTGCGCGGGCTGATCCGCCGTTCCGGTGCCGCCGACCGGCGCTCCGACTCCGTGCTGGTCGTCGGGGACCTCACCCTCGACGAGGACAGCCACGAAGTGTCGCGGGGCGGCGAGAACATCCACCTCACGGCGACCGAGTTCGAGCTGCTGCGCTTCCTGATGCGCAATCCGCGCCGGGTGCTGAGCAAGGCGCAGATACTCGACCGCGTGTGGTCGTACGACTTCGGTGGCCAGGCCAACGTGGTCGAGCTGTACATCTCGTATCTGCGGCGGAAGATCGACGCCGGTCGTGAGCCGATGATCCACACCCGCCGTGGGGCCGGTTATCTGATCAAGCCCGCGGCGTCATGA
- a CDS encoding ArnT family glycosyltransferase translates to MTTQSDTSYQGGGSPSWGPPTSAPVREPVLPAAAPRSGEPRQPFARRVWRGRPEDPRWARPAFLGLLLATAVLYLYNLSASGYANSFYSAAVQAGSQSWKAMFFGSLDSANAITVDKPPASLWPMALSVRIFGLNSWAILVPEVLMGVATVGVLYAAVRRRFSPAAGLIAGAVLALTPVAALMFRFNNPDAMLALLMTVTVYCVIRALADGRTKWLVWAGVAVGFAFLAKTLQAFLILPPLAVLYAVCAPVKLKKRFGQLALSAVAMVVAGGWWVAIVELWPASSRPYIGGSQNNSFLELTFGYNGLGRINGDETGSVGGGGGAGGTGQWGETGWDRMFNSEIGSQISWLLPAALILFVAGLVLTRKAKRTDLARGSFLAWGGALLMTAVIFSYMAGIFHQYYTIALAPYIAAVVGMGATVLWEERSKIWASLTLAASVTATAAWGYVLLNRTPDYLPWLKWLVLIGGLVGALGLIFAARLGRQLALAAVGLSFVAAIAGPTAYTLSTVNTGHTGSIVTAGPAGAGMMGGRGGGPGGGGGMRGGMGGAMPGQNQQNGNGNTQQGGGMGQPPTGGTGGFPGGGTNQQGNGQSQNGQQGGMPGGMTQGEGGMGGGGVGGLLNGATVGSEAKKLLEKDSGKYTWVAAAIGAQNAASYQLSTGDPVMAIGGFNGSDPSPTLAQFKKYVEDGKIHYFISGGGMGGGGNTGTSSQISSWVTANFKKVTVGSATFYDLTQPTSGS, encoded by the coding sequence ATGACGACTCAGTCCGATACGAGCTATCAGGGGGGCGGGAGTCCTTCCTGGGGGCCGCCGACATCGGCGCCCGTGCGGGAGCCGGTCCTGCCCGCCGCGGCCCCGCGGTCCGGTGAGCCCAGGCAGCCCTTCGCCCGCCGGGTCTGGCGCGGCCGGCCCGAGGACCCGCGCTGGGCGCGCCCCGCCTTCCTCGGTCTGCTGCTCGCCACCGCGGTGCTGTACCTGTACAACCTGAGCGCCTCCGGGTACGCCAACTCGTTCTACTCGGCGGCCGTGCAGGCCGGCAGTCAGAGCTGGAAGGCGATGTTCTTCGGCTCGCTCGACTCGGCCAACGCGATCACCGTCGACAAGCCCCCGGCCTCACTGTGGCCGATGGCCCTGTCGGTGCGGATCTTCGGCCTCAACTCGTGGGCGATCCTCGTCCCCGAGGTGCTCATGGGCGTGGCCACGGTCGGCGTCCTGTACGCGGCCGTCCGGCGCCGCTTCAGCCCAGCGGCCGGTCTGATCGCGGGCGCCGTGCTCGCGCTCACTCCCGTCGCCGCGCTGATGTTCCGGTTCAACAACCCGGACGCGATGCTCGCGCTGCTGATGACCGTCACCGTCTACTGCGTGATCCGCGCCCTGGCGGACGGCCGGACGAAGTGGCTGGTCTGGGCGGGTGTCGCGGTCGGCTTCGCCTTCCTCGCCAAGACCCTGCAGGCCTTCCTGATCCTGCCGCCGCTCGCGGTCCTCTACGCGGTCTGCGCGCCGGTGAAGCTGAAGAAGCGGTTCGGCCAGCTGGCCCTGTCGGCGGTCGCGATGGTCGTCGCCGGCGGCTGGTGGGTCGCGATCGTGGAGCTGTGGCCCGCGTCGTCCCGCCCGTACATCGGCGGCTCGCAGAACAACTCCTTCCTGGAGCTGACCTTCGGCTACAACGGGCTCGGCCGCATCAACGGCGACGAGACCGGCAGCGTCGGCGGGGGTGGCGGCGCCGGTGGCACCGGCCAGTGGGGCGAGACCGGCTGGGACCGGATGTTCAACTCCGAGATCGGCAGCCAGATCTCGTGGCTGCTGCCGGCCGCGCTGATCCTGTTCGTCGCGGGGCTCGTACTCACCCGGAAGGCCAAGCGGACCGATCTGGCCCGCGGTTCGTTCCTCGCCTGGGGCGGCGCGCTGCTGATGACCGCGGTCATCTTCAGCTACATGGCCGGCATCTTCCACCAGTACTACACGATCGCCCTGGCCCCCTACATCGCGGCCGTGGTCGGCATGGGCGCGACGGTCCTGTGGGAGGAGCGGTCCAAGATCTGGGCCTCGCTCACCCTCGCCGCCTCGGTCACCGCGACCGCTGCCTGGGGTTACGTCCTCCTCAACCGCACCCCCGACTACCTGCCCTGGCTGAAGTGGCTGGTCCTCATCGGCGGCCTTGTCGGCGCGCTCGGCCTGATCTTCGCGGCCAGGCTGGGGCGCCAACTGGCTCTCGCGGCTGTCGGGTTGAGCTTTGTGGCCGCGATCGCGGGTCCGACCGCGTACACGCTGTCCACCGTGAACACCGGGCACACCGGCTCCATCGTGACGGCCGGTCCGGCGGGCGCCGGCATGATGGGCGGCCGGGGCGGCGGGCCCGGCGGTGGCGGTGGCATGCGAGGCGGCATGGGCGGCGCAATGCCCGGCCAGAACCAGCAGAACGGCAATGGCAACACTCAGCAGGGTGGTGGCATGGGCCAGCCTCCGACCGGCGGCACCGGTGGCTTCCCCGGCGGCGGCACCAACCAGCAGGGCAACGGCCAGAGCCAGAACGGACAGCAGGGCGGAATGCCCGGCGGTATGACCCAGGGCGAGGGCGGCATGGGCGGTGGCGGCGTCGGCGGTCTGCTCAACGGCGCGACCGTCGGCTCCGAGGCCAAGAAGCTGCTGGAGAAGGACTCCGGCAAGTACACCTGGGTCGCCGCGGCCATCGGCGCCCAGAACGCCGCGAGCTACCAGCTCTCCACAGGCGACCCGGTGATGGCGATCGGCGGCTTCAACGGCAGCGACCCGTCTCCGACGCTGGCCCAGTTCAAGAAGTACGTGGAGGACGGCAAGATCCACTACTTCATCTCGGGCGGCGGCATGGGCGGTGGCGGCAACACCGGCACCTCGTCGCAGATCAGCTCGTGGGTCACGGCCAACTTCAAGAAGGTGACGGTCGGTTCGGCCACCTTCTACGACCTGACGCAGCCGACGAGCGGCAGCTGA
- a CDS encoding DUF2797 domain-containing protein, translating to MRRVWRCSGLRWSVDGPVLVWGDGRGSSLAGGKRVVFGVVNGGVRTCVGARGHACAVQAVVSGRSTGARCEECARLDRAHSVAADTMADDPRPYHVYLAWFGPGMVKVGITAVERGSARLLEQGAVTFSWLGQGPLMAARRAEELLRAALKVPDRIPYADKRVVRADLPGPGERVAEIAELHARVGRLDAWPESLRRAPFEPVDHTEVFGLAGLPPAVGVVSELVAGGVVSGELCAAAGPDLHLLTGRGVVVLDTRLMTGWDLAAAGDGDPGLTVPVRELRDSNSNVQDGLF from the coding sequence GGTGGTCGGTCGACGGCCCCGTGTTGGTGTGGGGTGACGGGCGGGGCAGCTCGCTGGCCGGGGGGAAGCGGGTGGTGTTCGGGGTTGTGAACGGGGGTGTGCGGACATGTGTGGGGGCTCGGGGGCATGCGTGTGCCGTGCAGGCGGTCGTGTCGGGGCGGAGTACGGGCGCGCGGTGCGAAGAGTGCGCGCGGCTGGACCGGGCGCACTCCGTGGCCGCCGACACGATGGCCGACGACCCGCGGCCGTACCACGTGTATCTGGCGTGGTTCGGGCCCGGGATGGTGAAGGTCGGGATCACCGCGGTCGAGCGGGGGTCCGCGCGGCTCCTGGAGCAGGGTGCCGTCACCTTCAGCTGGCTGGGGCAGGGGCCGCTGATGGCCGCGCGGCGGGCCGAGGAGTTGCTGCGGGCCGCGCTCAAGGTGCCGGATCGGATTCCGTACGCCGACAAGCGGGTCGTGCGGGCCGACCTGCCGGGGCCCGGTGAGCGGGTGGCCGAGATCGCGGAGCTGCACGCGCGCGTCGGGCGGCTCGATGCCTGGCCCGAGTCGCTGCGGCGCGCGCCGTTCGAACCCGTCGACCACACCGAGGTGTTCGGGCTCGCCGGGCTGCCGCCCGCGGTGGGCGTCGTGAGCGAGCTCGTCGCCGGTGGCGTGGTGAGCGGGGAGCTGTGCGCCGCCGCCGGTCCCGATCTCCATCTCCTCACCGGGCGTGGAGTCGTCGTACTCGATACACGGCTGATGACCGGGTGGGACCTGGCCGCCGCCGGGGACGGGGATCCCGGACTCACCGTTCCAGTAAGGGAGTTGAGAGACAGCAACAGCAACGTGCAGGACGGGCTCTTTTGA
- a CDS encoding antibiotic biosynthesis monooxygenase, translating to MSDHPIAPVAPVAAHEPPYYAAVFTSMRTEDDGGYGETAERMEELVKDIPGYLGMDHARTPGGLSITVGYFRDEDAIKEWSAHAEHRAAQKRGRAEWYERYTLHIAKVERSHGFERERG from the coding sequence ATGAGCGATCACCCCATTGCGCCTGTCGCACCCGTCGCAGCCCATGAACCCCCGTACTACGCCGCCGTGTTCACCTCCATGAGGACCGAGGACGACGGAGGGTACGGCGAGACCGCCGAGCGGATGGAGGAGCTGGTGAAGGACATCCCGGGCTACCTGGGCATGGATCACGCGCGTACGCCGGGCGGGCTGTCCATCACGGTCGGGTACTTCAGGGACGAGGACGCGATCAAGGAGTGGAGCGCGCATGCCGAGCACCGCGCGGCGCAGAAGCGCGGCCGCGCCGAGTGGTACGAGCGCTACACCCTGCACATCGCGAAGGTCGAGCGCAGCCACGGTTTCGAGCGTGAACGTGGCTGA
- a CDS encoding sensor histidine kinase, whose translation MSGRRRPRTQKRRGRQPRTLRTRLVVASVVLIAVVCAVIGTVTTIALRSHLYAQLDGNLREASMRAAGGPVGGDDGPVHLPNDAIVKDPLEFVTRGPQGMGAIGAIVKNGEVTKGIVSVGKKDSSGVRQPTAVQLSDSQLAVLASVAKDKRPHTVEIPGRGEYRVQYQEGKNGTFYVALPTSDVTNTLTTLIYVEISVTGAGLVAASLAGAAIVTLALRPLRKVAATATRVSELPLHTGEVTLYERVPESESDPHTEVGQVGAALNRMLDHIHGALHARQQSEMRVRQFVADASHELRTPLASIRGYAELTRRGREETGPDTRHALGRIESEAGRMTLLVEDLLLLARLDAGRPLQYEQTDLVPLVIDAVSDARAAGRDHNWRLELPDEPALVSADAARLQQVMVNLFANARTHTPPGTTVTARVHRHGPWLCVDVQDDGPGIPADLLPRVFERFARGDSSRSRASGSTGLGLAIVQAVAAAHGGAVTVDSVPGRTVFTLHLPALALETNWQSHSQAQHSATTWVQQGA comes from the coding sequence ATGAGCGGGCGACGACGACCGCGTACGCAGAAGAGGCGAGGACGACAGCCGCGCACGCTGCGGACGCGGCTCGTCGTCGCGTCCGTGGTGCTGATCGCGGTCGTGTGCGCGGTGATCGGCACCGTGACCACGATCGCGTTGCGCTCGCACCTGTACGCCCAGCTGGACGGCAACCTGCGCGAGGCGTCGATGCGCGCGGCGGGCGGCCCGGTGGGCGGCGACGACGGGCCCGTGCACCTCCCGAACGACGCAATCGTCAAGGATCCCCTCGAATTCGTCACCCGGGGCCCGCAGGGCATGGGCGCCATCGGCGCGATCGTCAAGAACGGCGAGGTCACCAAGGGCATCGTCAGCGTGGGGAAGAAGGACTCCAGCGGGGTCAGGCAACCCACCGCGGTCCAGCTCAGCGACAGTCAGCTGGCCGTCCTCGCCTCCGTCGCGAAGGACAAGCGCCCGCACACCGTGGAGATCCCCGGCCGGGGCGAGTACCGCGTGCAGTACCAGGAAGGCAAGAACGGCACCTTCTACGTGGCGCTCCCGACCAGCGACGTCACCAACACCCTCACCACGCTGATCTACGTCGAGATCAGCGTCACCGGCGCCGGTCTCGTGGCCGCCTCCCTCGCGGGTGCCGCCATCGTGACCCTCGCCCTGCGCCCCCTGCGCAAGGTCGCCGCCACCGCCACCCGTGTCTCCGAACTCCCCCTGCACACCGGCGAGGTCACCCTCTACGAGAGGGTCCCCGAGTCGGAGTCCGATCCGCACACCGAGGTCGGGCAGGTCGGCGCGGCGCTCAACCGGATGCTCGACCACATCCATGGCGCCCTGCACGCGCGGCAGCAGAGCGAGATGCGCGTACGGCAGTTCGTCGCGGACGCGAGCCATGAGCTGCGTACGCCGCTGGCGTCCATTCGCGGATACGCCGAGCTCACCAGACGCGGACGCGAGGAGACCGGGCCCGACACCCGGCACGCCCTCGGGCGGATCGAGTCCGAGGCCGGGCGGATGACCCTGCTCGTGGAGGATCTGCTGCTGCTCGCGCGGCTCGACGCCGGGCGACCGCTGCAGTACGAGCAGACCGACCTCGTACCGCTCGTCATCGACGCCGTGAGCGACGCCCGGGCGGCCGGACGCGACCACAACTGGCGGCTGGAACTGCCGGACGAGCCGGCCCTGGTGTCGGCCGACGCCGCGCGCCTGCAACAGGTCATGGTCAATCTGTTCGCGAACGCACGCACGCACACACCACCGGGTACGACCGTCACGGCGCGTGTGCACCGGCACGGGCCGTGGCTCTGCGTGGACGTCCAGGACGACGGGCCCGGCATTCCCGCCGATCTGCTCCCGCGCGTCTTCGAGCGGTTCGCGCGCGGTGATTCGTCGCGCTCGCGTGCCTCCGGTTCGACCGGACTCGGGCTCGCCATCGTGCAGGCCGTCGCTGCCGCGCACGGGGGTGCCGTGACCGTGGACAGCGTGCCCGGCAGGACCGTGTTCACGCTCCATTTGCCGGCGCTCGCCCTCGAAACAAACTGGCAATCGCACTCACAGGCACAGCACAGCGCCACCACATGGGTGCAACAGGGCGCTTGA